The Candidatus Binatia bacterium region ATTGTCGGGAAGCATTGTCGCGGAGGAAGGAGCCGGCGGTGCGCTCGCGGCGCTCGCGCGGCTGCGCGACGCGGGCGCCGTGACGTTGAACGCGAGCGGTTCGGGGCCGATGCGCGACTGGAAAGGCAAGGCCGACGTCACGGCGGCCAATATCGGCGACCTCCACGCGACGACGTCGCTCGCATTCACCGCGGACGGTCCTTTCGAGGCCCGCGGGACGTTCGATCCGGCGCCCGCCCAACGAGAAAAATACCTCGTCGGGCCCGGCGCTCCGCTGGCGATCCATGCAAAGGGCGACTGGGCACCCCAGGTCGAAGTGAAGATCGACGAGGCCACGCTGGATGCCGATGGGCGCAAGCTTGCGGCCAGCGGCCGCCTCGATCTCGCGACCAGGCAGTTCCACGTTTCCGGCTCGCTGACGCGCCCTTCGGACGATGCCCCGGTCGTGCTCACGCTGCTCTCGGCGGCTTCTGCACGCATCGACGGCAGCGGTGTGCTCGGCGACGGCGGCTACCTCGATGCCACGCTCGACGTCGACGCACCGTCGCGTGCCGACGTGCATGCAAGGAGCGCCCACGCCGATTTCCACGCCAGGGACGTCAAGGGCGACAGCGTCCCGACTTACGATCTGGCGGCCACGTTCGATGCCCTCGGCCTCGGCGACGGACCGTTGCCGCTGTTCGGAGAGCACGGCAGCCTCCAGGCATCTGGATCGATCGATCTTTCCGCCGGCGTGCTCGATGCACCGCGTTTTCGCGCCGAAGGCAAGGACGTCGTCGTCGACGGACCGCTGTCGTTTTTCGATGACTGGAAATCGATGAAGGCTTCGCTCGCACTGCATGCGTCGTCGCTCGCGACGCTCTCGCAGCTTGCGAAGACGGATGTTGCAGGAAAGGCCGAGGCGACGTTCGAGGTGAATTCGCGATCGGCGCTGAAGGATCTCGACGTGGATGCTGCCGGCCAGGCATCCGGCGTCGCGATCGCCGAAGCCGGATGGAACGCGCTCATCGGACCCGAAGCGACGTTCAAGGCATCGCTTCACTCTGCTGCCGGCAAGCCCGGGCACGGTGATCTCGAGGTCGATGCGACCGGCATCCACGCGGCCGCAAAGGGGGACGTCGATGCGGACGGAGAAAATCTCACTGCCGACGGGAATTTTCGCCTCGACAATCTCGCACGCCTGGCCGAGCCCGCTCGTGCTGCGATCGCCGGACGCCTCGAAGGCAGCGTGAGCGCCCGCGGCACGCTCGCGGACTTTTCGATGACGGCAAAACTTGCCGGCGATCGGTTCTCGTGGGAGGGCACGCGCTTCGACCGCGTGACGGCCGACGTGGCCGCCGATGGCCTGCCGTCGAAATGGAACGCCTCGGTGCGCTCCCGCGCGAGCTACGGCAAGCTCGATGCGAGCCTGGACGCCGCTGCATCGATGCCGGCGCCGCAGCGGCTCGTGCTTCGCGATGTCGTGCTCAAGGGACCGCAGACCGATGCCCGCGCATCGCTCGACATCGATCTCGAGGACCGCACGGCCTCCGGCAAGGTCACGATCACCAGCGCCGACCTGGCCGCGTGGCGACCGATGACCGGAATCGCGCTTTCGGGCGCCGTGCGTGCAGACCTGACGCTCGGCTCTCGCGCCGGCGGCCGCTCGGGCGACACGACGCTCGTCAGCGGCAGCGCAAGCATTCGCGGCGGACAGCTTCCTGTCGGATCTTCGATCGTTGCCATCGGGACCATCGACGTCGAAGCCGACGGTCTCGAGCTTGGCGCGACGCCCGGAGGCGTCGCGCGCCTTCACGCTGGTAACGTACGGTCCGGCGAGCTGCTGCTGGCCGATGCAAACGCCGAGCTGCGCGGCGACGGGCGGCTGTGGAACGTCACGTCGCACGTCGATGTGAGACGCGACGGCCAGCTCCTGCTCGATCTGGCCGGCACCCTGCTTTCTTCCAATGCACCGGAGGTCACGCTGACCAGGGCTGACGGCACGGCGGCAGGGGTTCGAGTGTCGCTGGCGCAGCCTGCGACGCTGCGACTGGCTTCGCGCGACGCTGCGAAGTGGGACCTCTCGTCGTTGGCGCTCGCGCTCGGCGACAGCGGCCACGTGACGGTGCATGCGTCGCGAGGCCCGTCCGGCGTCCACATCGACGGCGATGCCACCACGCTTCCGCTGGAAGTCGTATCGTTCGTCGCGCCGTCGCTCGACCTCAAGGGGTCGGTGGACGGCAGCGTGCTCTTCGACGGTGCGAGCCTGATCGGCGGCAGCGGATCGCTGACGCTGCACGGACACCACATCATCAGTGCGGATCTCGAGGACGACGCGAGCGCACCGCTCGACGTCAGCGCCAACGGCACTCTCGGCAAAGGAAGGCTTTCCGGCTCCGCATCCGTGCTCGGTCTCAAGGACACGAGCATCGACCTGACGCTGGACGCGCCGCTCAGCTCGGCCGCGGCCGCCGGCGCGGTGGTCGTGGACCTCAGGTGGAAAGGCGACGTCGCCCAGGCCGAGGCACTGCTGCCGATCGGGGAAGACCAGGTTTCCGGGCATATCGACGCCGACCTCAAGCTTTCGGGCAACGTGTCCGCTCCGCGCGTGACCGGCCGCGCGGTGCTCGACGGGGGCGGCTGGGAGCATTCCCAGTCCGGACTGGTGCTGCGCGACGTGCATGCCGAGCTGGAAGGCGACGGCACCGCGCTGGTGCTGCGCAGCCTCACCGCGACCGACAGCGAGAAGGGCAGGATCGATGCGCACGGGCGCATCGACTTCCAGGGTTTTCCGGCCTTCGACGCAAGCTTCGACCTCGATGCGAAGAATGCCATGCTCGCGCGTCTCGACCTGGTGACGGCCAAGGCCGACGCGACGATTTCGGTCCGCGCTTCCCGCGGCGCGGAGCACGATGCGGCGGTGGAAGGCGAAGTAAAGGGGTCGGTGCACGTCGATGACGCGCGCATCGAAATCCCGCAGAAGTTCGTCGCCGACGTGCCCGAGATCGACGTGATCGACGTCGCTGCCCAGCTCGAACACGCTGCCGAGCTTGCGCCGGCACCGCGCCGCTCGCGTCTCGCGCTCGACGTCGATGTCACCGGCGACAACAGGATTTTCCTCACCGGCCGCGGGCTGGATTCCGAGTGGAGCAGCGACGTGCACGTGCGCGGCGATACCGCCGATCCGCGAGTGCAGGGCACGGTGACCTCGGTGCGTGGGCAGCTCAGCCTGCTCGGACGCCGCTTCGACGTCACCAACGGCACGCTCCGTTTCGATGGAGACAAGGGCAACGTGCCCTACCTGACGCTCACCGCGCAGGCAGAAGCCAACGACATCACGGCGTTCGCCGACATCACCGGGCCTGCAACCAAGCCGACGATCGAGCTTCGCTCCGAGCCGGCCCTTCCGCGCGACGAAGTCCTCTCGCGCGTGCTGTTCGGCCAGAGCGCCGCGACCCTGACGCCGATGCAGAGCATTCAGCTCGCCCGCTCGATCGCCGAGCTGACCGGCAGCCCTCTCGGCGGGGGAGGCGATTTCCTCGGCGGCATCGGCCGTTCGATCGGCCTGGATCGCCTCGGCATCGATTCGACCGAGAGCAAGACCAGCTCCGGAAGCAGCGGGGCTGCTGCGCTCACGGCCAGCAAGTACCTGACTTCCAACGTCTACCTGCGCGTGCAGCAGGGCCTGACGCCGGAGACGAGCGCGCTCAGCCTCGAATGGAAAGTGCTCAAGCACATCACGATCGAAAGCGACGTCAGCCAGGACGCCCAGGGTGAAGTGGGCGCCACCTGGCGTTGGGACTACTAGCCGTGTGCCGGCTCGCGGGCGTCGTGCTCGAAGAACTCCTTCCTCCGTTGCATCGCACCGTCGCCAGCCGTCACTGCCCGATCGTCAGCCCTCCGTCGATGATGTGCACCTGTCCGGTGATGAGGTCGTTGGTGACGAGCGCAACGATTGCGGCGGCGACGTCTTCCGGCTCGCACACTTTCTTCAGCACCGCACGCGCCGTGGCGAGCTGCTCGATCATCTCGTAGCTCTCGCCGTAGCCTTCCTGGAGCCAGCGCCCGCGGATGAAGCCCGGTGCGACGGCATTGACGCGGATGGAAGGGCCGAGCGCGCGTGCCAGCGTCAGCGTCAGGTTGTTGAGCGCGGCCTTGGACGCGCAGTACGGGATCGACGATCCGACGCCGTTGGTGCCCGCGATGCTCGAGGTCATGACGATCGCGCCGCCGCCGGCCGAATCCATCGCCGCCTTCACGGCGCGCGCGCATTGAAAAGGCCCGATGAGATTGACGCCGAGGATGCGCTGCCAGACTTGCGGCGTCAGGCGGTCGAGCTCGTGGTGCGCGATGAATTCGGTGGTGCCGGCATTGGCGACCAGTACGTCGATGCGACCAAGCTCGGCCGTGGCGGTCGCAGCGAGGCGGCGGCAGTCGTCGTCGGCGGCGACGTCGGCCTGGACGGCGATTGCCCGGACGCCGAGGGCGCGCGCTTCGGCGGCTGTCTCCTCCGCGGCCTGCTTCGACTTCGAGTAGTTGACCGCGACCGAGCAGCCCCGGCCGGCCAGCATCAGGGCCGTCGCCCGTCCGACACCGGTCCCGCCGCCCGTTATGACTGCAGCTTTTCCGTCCAGATTCATCACTTTTCCCTCATTTCGGCCGGCAGCCTGGCTGCCGGAGCATTGATATCCCCAATTTTCTACTTTCTTCCCACTGGTGATCTGTTAGGATCGCCGTTGTGACGGAAAAGAAAGACGAAGTCCCGGTCTCATCCCAGGCGCTGCTGACGATGAAAGAGGTGGCCGCCCGCACCGGCCTGCACCTCAAATCCGTCTACCGCCTGGCCGAGCGCGGCCAGCTTCGCACCGTGCGAGTCGGAAACCGCACGCTGCGCGTCCCGGCCAGCGCTCTTGCCGACCTCGCGTCGGGCCGAGACGACCAGCAGGAGGCCGGGCCGGTGCCCGGCGCGGAGGCAGACGTGTCCCAAGAACAAGGCGCAGTTCCTTCCCGTCGTCGCGGCCCGATGCAACCGGTCCTCAAGTCCGACAAGCTGCGGAGCGTCTGTTACGACATCCGCGGTCCGGTGCTCGCCCGCGCCAAGCAGATGGAGGACGAGGGCCAGCGCGTCATCAAGCTGAACATCGGCAACCCGGCCGCATTCGGATTCCGCGCGCCCGAGGAGATCGTCCAGGACGTCATCCACAACCTTCCCGACGCGTCGGGCTACTGCGATTCGAAGGGGCTGTTCGCGGCGCGCAAGGCGATCATGCACTACACGCAGACCAAGGGCGTGCGTGGAGTGACGATCGAAGACATCTACATCGGCAACGGCGTGAGCGAGCTGATCTCGATGACGATGAACGCGCTGCTGAACAACGGCGACGAAGTGCTGATCCCCGCACCCGACTACCCGCTGTGGACCGCCGCGGTCACGCTCTCCGGAGGCACGCCGCGCCACTACCTGTGCGACGAGAGCAAGGGCTGGATTCCCGACCTTGCCGACCTGCGCTCGAAGATCACGTCGCGCACCCGTGCGCTGGTCGTCATCAATCCCAACAATCCGACCGGCGTGCTTTACCCCGACAGCGTGCTGCGCGAGCTCGTCGCGATCGCGCGCGAGCACGGCCTGATCATCTACGCCGACGAGATCTACGACAAGGTCCTCTTCGACGGGCTGCGGCACACGGCGATCTCCACGCTGACCGGTGACCTGCTGTGCCTCACCTTCGGCGGCCTGTCGAAGAACTGGCGCGCCTGCGGTTACCGCTCGGGCTGGTGCATCGTCACCGGCGACAAGAGCCAGGCGCGCGACTACATCGAAGGCCTCGACATCCTGGCGTCGATGCGTCTTTGCGCGAACGTCCCGGGGCAGCACGCGATCCAGACGGCGCTCGGAGGATACCAGAGCATCGACGATCTCGTCGCTCCGGGCGGCCGCCTGACGCGCCAGCGCGACCTTGCGTGGGAAATGCTGACGGCCATCCCTGGTGTGACCTGCGTCAAACCGCAGGCGGCGATGTACCTGTTCCCGCGCCTGGACCCGGAGATCTATCCGATCGAGGACGACGAGCAGTTCGTGCTCGAGTTCCTGTCGGAGGAAAAGGTGCTCGTGGTGCAGGGCACCGGCTTCAACTGGCCGTCCCACGATCATCTTCGCGTCGTGTTCCTGCCCAACCCCGACGACCTCACCGAGGCCATCGGGCGCTTCGCGCGCTTCCTCGAGGGGTACCGCCAACGCCACGCCGGCCACCGCGCGCGCAAGGCGGCGGCGGGCACCGAGGCCACCGCGGTGGCCTGAGGACCCGGGGTTACGGCGGCCCGAGGCTGTCGGCCTGGCCGGCCACGCCGACTTCGGTCGCGAGCTTGGCGACGTTCTTGATCCAGACGTAGCCGCTGCCGGTTTCGACCAGGCCGTCCTTCTTCCACTGTTGCAGGATCTTGTTGACCGTCTCGCGCGAGCTCGAGATGCTCGCCGCCAGCTCGCGCTGGGGCAGGCGGTGCAGCACGCGAAGGCCTTCGCCGGTGGTCTCGCTGTTGACCTTCGCGAAATCGAGCAGGCAGCGGAACAGGCGCGCGGCCGGCGACAGGAACGCCGAACGCTCGGCCATCTCGTTGGTCGCGCGCAGCTTGCCGCACACGACCGACAGCACGCGGAACAACAGGTCGGTGCGCACGCGCAGGAAGTCGAGC contains the following coding sequences:
- a CDS encoding aminotransferase class I/II-fold pyridoxal phosphate-dependent enzyme → MTEKKDEVPVSSQALLTMKEVAARTGLHLKSVYRLAERGQLRTVRVGNRTLRVPASALADLASGRDDQQEAGPVPGAEADVSQEQGAVPSRRRGPMQPVLKSDKLRSVCYDIRGPVLARAKQMEDEGQRVIKLNIGNPAAFGFRAPEEIVQDVIHNLPDASGYCDSKGLFAARKAIMHYTQTKGVRGVTIEDIYIGNGVSELISMTMNALLNNGDEVLIPAPDYPLWTAAVTLSGGTPRHYLCDESKGWIPDLADLRSKITSRTRALVVINPNNPTGVLYPDSVLRELVAIAREHGLIIYADEIYDKVLFDGLRHTAISTLTGDLLCLTFGGLSKNWRACGYRSGWCIVTGDKSQARDYIEGLDILASMRLCANVPGQHAIQTALGGYQSIDDLVAPGGRLTRQRDLAWEMLTAIPGVTCVKPQAAMYLFPRLDPEIYPIEDDEQFVLEFLSEEKVLVVQGTGFNWPSHDHLRVVFLPNPDDLTEAIGRFARFLEGYRQRHAGHRARKAAAGTEATAVA
- a CDS encoding translocation/assembly module TamB domain-containing protein; the encoded protein is MRRLLLSLVAVIAVLVIVVMALYGAVASGRLTSRLDAIITTLAQKKGSFFVTAEGVSGDDIPGHFRVHKVEVGDAYGVWLTVEDGEASWNPFDLFHPFDSVKWRVNVDDVHARHVLWTRLPRDGPDEPETPFHWDRFIRILVGHILVDDFELSGAILGGADDHVRAEGHGVLGEWDHGRVVLDIVHVDSATGHARVDLETHGSPLQLSGSIVAEEGAGGALAALARLRDAGAVTLNASGSGPMRDWKGKADVTAANIGDLHATTSLAFTADGPFEARGTFDPAPAQREKYLVGPGAPLAIHAKGDWAPQVEVKIDEATLDADGRKLAASGRLDLATRQFHVSGSLTRPSDDAPVVLTLLSAASARIDGSGVLGDGGYLDATLDVDAPSRADVHARSAHADFHARDVKGDSVPTYDLAATFDALGLGDGPLPLFGEHGSLQASGSIDLSAGVLDAPRFRAEGKDVVVDGPLSFFDDWKSMKASLALHASSLATLSQLAKTDVAGKAEATFEVNSRSALKDLDVDAAGQASGVAIAEAGWNALIGPEATFKASLHSAAGKPGHGDLEVDATGIHAAAKGDVDADGENLTADGNFRLDNLARLAEPARAAIAGRLEGSVSARGTLADFSMTAKLAGDRFSWEGTRFDRVTADVAADGLPSKWNASVRSRASYGKLDASLDAAASMPAPQRLVLRDVVLKGPQTDARASLDIDLEDRTASGKVTITSADLAAWRPMTGIALSGAVRADLTLGSRAGGRSGDTTLVSGSASIRGGQLPVGSSIVAIGTIDVEADGLELGATPGGVARLHAGNVRSGELLLADANAELRGDGRLWNVTSHVDVRRDGQLLLDLAGTLLSSNAPEVTLTRADGTAAGVRVSLAQPATLRLASRDAAKWDLSSLALALGDSGHVTVHASRGPSGVHIDGDATTLPLEVVSFVAPSLDLKGSVDGSVLFDGASLIGGSGSLTLHGHHIISADLEDDASAPLDVSANGTLGKGRLSGSASVLGLKDTSIDLTLDAPLSSAAAAGAVVVDLRWKGDVAQAEALLPIGEDQVSGHIDADLKLSGNVSAPRVTGRAVLDGGGWEHSQSGLVLRDVHAELEGDGTALVLRSLTATDSEKGRIDAHGRIDFQGFPAFDASFDLDAKNAMLARLDLVTAKADATISVRASRGAEHDAAVEGEVKGSVHVDDARIEIPQKFVADVPEIDVIDVAAQLEHAAELAPAPRRSRLALDVDVTGDNRIFLTGRGLDSEWSSDVHVRGDTADPRVQGTVTSVRGQLSLLGRRFDVTNGTLRFDGDKGNVPYLTLTAQAEANDITAFADITGPATKPTIELRSEPALPRDEVLSRVLFGQSAATLTPMQSIQLARSIAELTGSPLGGGGDFLGGIGRSIGLDRLGIDSTESKTSSGSSGAAALTASKYLTSNVYLRVQQGLTPETSALSLEWKVLKHITIESDVSQDAQGEVGATWRWDY
- a CDS encoding SDR family oxidoreductase; the protein is MNLDGKAAVITGGGTGVGRATALMLAGRGCSVAVNYSKSKQAAEETAAEARALGVRAIAVQADVAADDDCRRLAATATAELGRIDVLVANAGTTEFIAHHELDRLTPQVWQRILGVNLIGPFQCARAVKAAMDSAGGGAIVMTSSIAGTNGVGSSIPYCASKAALNNLTLTLARALGPSIRVNAVAPGFIRGRWLQEGYGESYEMIEQLATARAVLKKVCEPEDVAAAIVALVTNDLITGQVHIIDGGLTIGQ
- a CDS encoding Crp/Fnr family transcriptional regulator is translated as MSEPSIREICTLLRQSLLFRGLQDAEVAPLADAVRVVRAKADTVLLHRGAPGDTMLIVVSGRVKIIATSPRNTELLLNIVERGQLFGELSVLDGRERSADAVALTNVTLLSLDRQSVLDFLRVRTDLLFRVLSVVCGKLRATNEMAERSAFLSPAARLFRCLLDFAKVNSETTGEGLRVLHRLPQRELAASISSSRETVNKILQQWKKDGLVETGSGYVWIKNVAKLATEVGVAGQADSLGPP